In Mucilaginibacter celer, one DNA window encodes the following:
- a CDS encoding PQQ-dependent sugar dehydrogenase, protein MNKKALLLITVSVAIVSALASFKFTGQDGPIKNKSAADAGIKIPEGFSATIIADNLGPARHMVVTPNNDIYVHLEGFKNGKGIVVLHDNGDKADVKTSFGNFGGTGIRINNGYLYASSDKAVYRFKLNDKQEVTDPEHPETVVSGLISRRAHKPKAIAFDNEGNLYVNIGAYSNICSEFDPRKKGCPILDSAGAIWKFKTDKINQKQSDGIRFASGLRNVVGLDWNQQDNQLFVMQHGRDALHDLFPKYYTTQQSALLPAECMYALKQGDDAGWPYMYYDDVKHKKILGPEYGGDGEKEADAKYLDPVAAYPGHLAPDGLLFYTGSQFPEKYKNGAFIAFHGSWNRAPEPQAGYFVVFQPFKNGKPDGKWEVFADGFAGTAEETSPGKAEHRPCGLAQGADGSLYVSDDLKGTIYKITYKK, encoded by the coding sequence ATGAATAAAAAAGCACTCCTGCTGATCACTGTGTCTGTCGCGATAGTAAGCGCACTGGCCTCTTTTAAATTTACAGGGCAGGATGGCCCGATAAAAAATAAGTCGGCGGCCGATGCCGGCATTAAGATTCCCGAGGGATTTAGCGCTACAATTATTGCTGATAATCTCGGCCCGGCCCGCCATATGGTGGTAACCCCCAATAATGATATTTACGTGCACCTGGAAGGTTTTAAAAATGGTAAAGGCATTGTTGTTTTGCATGATAATGGTGATAAAGCAGATGTTAAAACCAGCTTTGGCAATTTTGGTGGTACTGGCATCCGGATAAACAATGGCTATTTATATGCCTCTTCAGACAAAGCCGTGTATCGTTTTAAACTGAATGATAAGCAGGAAGTAACAGACCCTGAACATCCCGAAACCGTTGTAAGCGGATTAATTAGCAGGAGGGCGCATAAGCCCAAAGCCATTGCGTTTGATAACGAAGGTAACCTGTATGTAAATATTGGCGCTTACTCCAACATTTGTTCCGAGTTTGATCCTCGGAAAAAGGGCTGCCCGATACTGGATTCGGCGGGGGCTATCTGGAAATTTAAAACAGATAAAATTAACCAGAAACAAAGCGATGGGATCCGTTTTGCCTCCGGTTTGCGTAACGTAGTTGGGTTGGACTGGAACCAGCAGGATAACCAGCTATTTGTGATGCAGCACGGCCGCGATGCCCTGCATGATCTGTTTCCGAAATATTATACCACCCAGCAATCGGCCCTGTTGCCTGCCGAGTGCATGTACGCCCTTAAGCAGGGTGATGACGCCGGCTGGCCGTACATGTACTACGATGATGTAAAACACAAAAAAATATTAGGCCCCGAATATGGTGGTGACGGAGAGAAGGAAGCCGATGCCAAATACCTCGATCCGGTGGCGGCTTATCCTGGTCACCTGGCACCTGATGGGTTATTGTTTTATACCGGCAGCCAATTTCCCGAAAAATATAAAAACGGCGCGTTTATCGCCTTCCATGGTTCGTGGAACAGGGCACCTGAGCCGCAGGCCGGTTACTTTGTAGTTTTTCAACCTTTTAAAAATGGCAAGCCCGATGGTAAATGGGAGGTATTTGCCGATGGATTTGCAGGTACAGCCGAAGAAACATCGCCGGGCAAGGCCGAACACCGCCCATGTGGTTTGGCTCAGGGGGCGGACGGTTCATTGTATGTGAGCGATGACTTGAAGGGGACGATTTATAAGATTACGTATAAAAAGTAG
- a CDS encoding LytR/AlgR family response regulator transcription factor → MNSLIVDDNPIARATLSHLAGQVADLNVICEYCTAMEAYNHLQTQNVDLLFLDIEMPEMDGLELTRNLKNKDVVIIFTTSKKEYAVEAFELNVADYMVKPVTPGRFLQAVNKAREIIESRKAEEVQVKNDEFIFVRDSSITRKLMLDDILYAEAMGDYVKFYTPKKEYAIHGTLKSAEEKLPSSRFIRVHRSYIIALDKIDTLQDGGLVIGGKFLPVADAYRKTLNSRMNVF, encoded by the coding sequence ATGAATAGCTTAATTGTCGACGATAACCCCATAGCCCGTGCTACGCTGAGTCACCTGGCCGGCCAGGTGGCAGATCTGAACGTGATTTGCGAGTACTGTACCGCTATGGAGGCTTATAACCATTTGCAAACCCAAAACGTCGATCTGTTATTCCTGGATATTGAAATGCCCGAAATGGATGGGTTGGAGCTTACCCGCAACCTTAAAAATAAGGATGTGGTTATCATCTTCACCACATCAAAAAAAGAATACGCCGTTGAAGCTTTTGAACTGAACGTGGCTGATTATATGGTAAAACCAGTTACGCCCGGCCGGTTTTTACAGGCGGTAAACAAAGCCCGCGAAATTATTGAAAGCCGCAAAGCCGAAGAGGTACAGGTGAAAAACGATGAATTTATTTTTGTGCGCGATTCCAGCATTACCCGCAAACTGATGCTCGATGATATTTTATATGCCGAGGCCATGGGCGATTATGTAAAGTTTTATACCCCTAAAAAAGAGTATGCCATACACGGCACTTTAAAATCGGCCGAAGAAAAACTGCCATCATCAAGGTTTATCAGGGTGCACCGCTCATACATCATCGCGCTTGATAAAATTGACACCCTGCAGGATGGCGGTTTGGTGATAGGCGGCAAGTTTTTACCCGTTGCCGATGCCTACCGCAAAACGCTTAACAGCCGCATGAACGTGTTTTAG
- a CDS encoding response regulator, with the protein MTNKKFAYLILASFAAGTILLLVIQYNFAQNMTSMRKGNESLLRELHTSNHLREIDRDLLGVEARIRAAIATDDTSHLEGVDSKIKAVKDYLDSIEIGVHDTKVKGYLDRLNVLADEKVKIKNLLLYRYAKTGNMNDTSFIANPRARRISNEITVVTHKIYDNRQKMMDGLSAAVIKNSSMARLYGNLLMVFMFLSGGALCWFIVNQFRQQNRLINKLDASEKTAREALAIKENFLANMSHEIRTPLNSILGFTNLLKRRKINADADEFVDSIQKAGENLLAIINDILDLSKIEAGMMRIVHSPFSVRGLIDSIETLFNERISEKGLIFSNKIGADVPDTLIGDATRLTQILVNLIGNALKFSERGRIRVEVYNRGVSGKTIQLGIKVADDGIGIHKDKLASIFERFNQAEDSITRSYGGTGLGLSIVKDLVVLQLGEIEVSSEPGKGTEFNFYIPYAIADEQVTGGHAVDDAGYIATQVTRELNILVVDDNAMNQSLMKHLLGQWGAGFDVVSNGEEAIAKLKTQTYSLVLMDIQMPKMDGYTATYHIRNELKLNVPVIAMTAHAMAGEREKCLSNGMNEYVAKPVNEDELFKLILKFIPNASRQEQPAETVEYAYKHIDLGYMKEISKGNTGYEKLVTSQFIELALADINALKNLYKEEDFAALKTTAHNMKTTVAIMGLLPVLEADLDLLEQVTVADVETLKLINDITAVCLNAIDDARHFYGTLV; encoded by the coding sequence ATGACTAATAAGAAATTTGCTTACCTGATACTGGCATCATTTGCTGCCGGAACTATATTGCTGTTGGTTATCCAATATAATTTTGCACAAAACATGACCTCCATGCGCAAAGGCAACGAAAGCCTGCTGCGCGAACTGCATACCAGCAATCACCTCCGCGAAATTGACCGCGATTTGCTGGGCGTTGAAGCCCGCATCCGCGCGGCCATTGCAACTGATGATACCTCGCACCTGGAGGGCGTGGACTCTAAGATAAAAGCGGTTAAAGATTACCTCGATTCGATTGAGATAGGTGTGCATGACACTAAGGTGAAAGGATACCTTGATCGTTTAAACGTTTTGGCCGATGAAAAGGTGAAGATTAAAAACCTGCTTCTGTATCGCTATGCGAAAACCGGCAACATGAACGATACCAGTTTTATAGCCAACCCGCGGGCGCGCCGTATCTCGAACGAGATTACCGTGGTAACCCATAAAATATATGATAACCGCCAAAAAATGATGGATGGCCTGAGCGCTGCGGTAATCAAAAACAGCTCGATGGCGCGGTTGTACGGTAATTTGCTGATGGTGTTCATGTTTTTAAGCGGTGGTGCTTTATGCTGGTTTATAGTGAACCAGTTTCGCCAGCAAAACAGGCTGATCAATAAACTCGATGCGTCTGAAAAAACTGCCCGTGAAGCCTTGGCGATAAAAGAAAACTTTTTGGCCAATATGAGCCATGAAATCCGCACGCCGCTTAACTCTATCCTGGGTTTTACCAACCTGCTTAAGCGCCGCAAAATAAACGCCGATGCCGATGAGTTTGTAGATTCGATACAAAAGGCAGGCGAAAACTTGCTGGCTATTATTAACGATATCCTCGACCTATCGAAAATAGAGGCAGGCATGATGCGCATTGTACACTCGCCGTTTAGCGTTCGTGGATTGATCGATTCGATCGAGACTTTATTTAACGAACGCATCAGCGAAAAAGGCCTTATATTCAGCAATAAAATAGGTGCCGATGTCCCGGATACGCTTATTGGTGATGCAACCCGCCTTACGCAGATTTTAGTGAACCTGATAGGCAACGCCCTCAAATTCAGCGAGCGTGGCCGCATCAGGGTTGAAGTTTACAACCGCGGCGTAAGTGGTAAAACTATACAACTGGGCATTAAAGTAGCGGATGACGGTATCGGCATCCATAAAGATAAACTGGCATCCATATTTGAGCGCTTTAACCAGGCCGAAGATTCGATAACCCGCAGCTACGGCGGCACAGGCCTGGGTCTTTCGATAGTAAAGGACCTGGTGGTGTTGCAACTTGGCGAAATTGAAGTGAGCAGCGAACCGGGCAAAGGCACCGAGTTTAATTTTTATATACCTTATGCCATTGCCGATGAGCAGGTTACCGGTGGTCACGCAGTAGATGACGCAGGCTATATAGCTACCCAGGTAACCCGCGAATTGAATATACTGGTGGTTGATGATAATGCCATGAACCAGAGCCTTATGAAGCACCTGCTTGGCCAGTGGGGTGCCGGTTTTGATGTGGTATCAAACGGCGAAGAAGCCATTGCTAAACTTAAAACCCAAACCTACAGCCTGGTGCTGATGGATATTCAAATGCCTAAAATGGATGGCTATACGGCAACCTACCACATCCGCAACGAGCTTAAACTTAATGTACCCGTTATAGCCATGACGGCCCACGCCATGGCCGGCGAACGCGAAAAATGTCTGAGCAATGGCATGAATGAATATGTAGCCAAGCCGGTTAACGAGGATGAACTGTTTAAACTGATCCTGAAGTTTATCCCCAACGCCTCGCGCCAGGAGCAGCCTGCCGAAACTGTTGAATATGCCTACAAACATATCGACCTGGGGTATATGAAGGAAATAAGCAAAGGCAACACCGGTTACGAAAAACTGGTAACCTCGCAGTTTATTGAACTTGCTTTAGCCGATATTAACGCGCTTAAAAACCTGTATAAAGAAGAGGATTTTGCCGCGCTGAAAACCACGGCCCACAACATGAAAACCACCGTGGCCATTATGGGCCTGCTGCCGGTTTTAGAAGCCGACCTTGATTTACTTGAACAGGTTACTGTAGCCGATGTTGAAACCCTGAAGCTGATAAACGATATAACCGCGGTTTGCCTGAATGCTATTGATGATGCGAGACATTTTTATGGTACCTTAGTGTAG
- a CDS encoding sensor histidine kinase has protein sequence MATTLTSQQFVKAGTQFPLTGNADGYSRPVLPGNVLNPYAFLVDISERAHTREMAITNVLATAGIGMWSYGVYSKKFHLCPVASGFLGMKGSSTFGIGLLMQKLVEWNQKHVMEAAKTACCTQQDFETELQINTQGCDSRWLKITGKLYCSDGLAMKMMGTLTDITAAKQEELRKNDLMAFLNHELRTPLSTIKLYIQNTARVARMENNKPLEDKMLRADQQTVSMTQLINNFLTLSQVQGAKLTLHKSSFNLCGLLEAVAADMVVLYPGRKFKVKPSKAIWVNADYDKLTQVLINYVNNAVKFSAAKSVVTLSCGMLNGEAVVTVQDKGRGIKPEDQKLLFCRYSRIGQKNTKGYGLGLYLSREIVESHGGEVGCESEYGKGSVFYFRLPL, from the coding sequence ATGGCAACAACCCTTACCTCACAGCAATTTGTAAAAGCCGGTACTCAATTTCCTTTAACTGGTAATGCCGATGGCTATAGCCGCCCTGTTTTGCCGGGCAATGTGCTAAACCCTTATGCTTTTTTGGTGGATATTTCGGAGCGGGCGCACACCCGCGAAATGGCTATCACCAATGTGCTGGCTACCGCAGGCATAGGGATGTGGAGTTACGGCGTGTACAGCAAAAAGTTTCACCTGTGCCCGGTTGCCAGTGGATTTTTAGGGATGAAAGGCAGCAGCACTTTCGGTATAGGTTTATTAATGCAGAAACTGGTGGAGTGGAATCAGAAACACGTAATGGAAGCCGCCAAAACAGCCTGCTGTACCCAGCAGGATTTTGAAACCGAACTGCAAATTAACACGCAAGGTTGCGACAGCCGCTGGCTTAAAATAACCGGTAAGCTTTATTGCAGCGACGGCCTGGCCATGAAAATGATGGGCACCCTAACCGATATTACCGCCGCCAAACAGGAAGAGTTACGTAAAAACGATTTGATGGCTTTTTTAAACCATGAGTTGCGCACGCCATTAAGCACCATCAAACTTTATATCCAGAATACTGCCCGCGTGGCCCGGATGGAAAACAACAAACCGCTTGAAGATAAAATGCTCCGGGCCGATCAGCAAACCGTGAGCATGACCCAGTTGATCAATAACTTTTTAACCCTCTCGCAGGTGCAGGGTGCCAAACTTACCCTGCATAAAAGCAGTTTTAACTTATGCGGATTGCTTGAAGCCGTAGCTGCCGATATGGTAGTACTTTATCCCGGTCGGAAGTTTAAAGTGAAACCATCAAAAGCCATTTGGGTAAATGCCGATTATGATAAGCTAACACAGGTACTTATAAATTATGTAAACAACGCCGTGAAGTTTTCGGCGGCAAAAAGTGTGGTTACCTTATCATGCGGGATGTTGAATGGCGAAGCTGTTGTTACAGTACAGGATAAAGGCCGGGGTATTAAACCCGAAGATCAGAAACTACTGTTTTGCCGTTATTCGCGTATCGGACAAAAAAACACAAAGGGCTATGGTTTGGGTTTGTACCTCTCCCGTGAGATTGTTGAAAGCCACGGGGGAGAAGTTGGTTGTGAGAGCGAATATGGTAAGGGTTCGGTTTTTTATTTCAGGTTGCCTTTGTAG
- a CDS encoding Dps family protein translates to MKTNIGINEAHRQAVSDQLAKLLADEFVLYTKTRNAHWNIEGPDFHSMHIFFEQQYNELDEVMDSVAERIRKIGHYAPATLTQLLQLTHLTEKLDYKNDSLGFIKELLEDHEGIIEFIRGNINAFANDYNDAGTSDFITGLMETHEGMAWMLRSHFR, encoded by the coding sequence ATGAAAACCAACATCGGAATAAACGAAGCCCACCGCCAGGCTGTTTCAGATCAGTTAGCCAAACTACTTGCCGATGAATTTGTACTGTACACTAAAACCCGCAACGCGCACTGGAATATTGAAGGACCGGATTTTCACTCCATGCACATCTTTTTTGAGCAGCAGTATAATGAGCTTGATGAGGTGATGGACAGCGTTGCCGAGCGCATCCGTAAAATTGGCCATTACGCGCCTGCCACCTTAACCCAGTTATTGCAACTTACCCATTTAACCGAAAAGCTCGACTATAAAAATGACAGCCTCGGTTTTATTAAAGAGTTGCTGGAAGATCATGAAGGCATTATCGAGTTTATCCGCGGCAATATCAACGCCTTCGCTAATGATTATAACGATGCCGGTACCAGCGATTTTATTACCGGGTTGATGGAAACCCACGAAGGTATGGCCTGGATGCTGAGGTCGCATTTCCGATAA
- a CDS encoding S41 family peptidase, with protein MKNPRRVFFVCLILIMIAALSCKKNNVTSNNLSSTQKWILDSMQVYYYWNETLPKKTISGTSSTSFFKSLLNNADRFSYLDDPDEVKTEYSSFGYYGFDYAILANATAPGGLVATVTLVVPGSAAYKAGLKRGDFFTSVNDIVINSTSSSNVQHILKQGNPIKLQLAALADGTISNTGTLSLSAQYFTEQPVYLTKTFSSAGKKTGYIFYDAFNGVFDRNLLDSLSKLKAAGISNLIIDLRYNPGGDVSSAAKLAGMLANTEANQTFVIYQANKNGGRSNRSFQQTMQENDYQPQLFSEIKSRRLSLEKVIVLTTAATASSAELLINALKPYATVVQIGEKTIGKDMASFAIADERKPVVVNLVLHPLVFKLYNANAQGDYSNGLNPDYMVDEFSNLPLKQFGDAADPLLDQALKLTGNVTTTAVNKATNVSANTTINYQSAVERAAYAAPVAVHRLAR; from the coding sequence ATGAAAAATCCTCGCCGTGTTTTCTTTGTTTGTTTGATACTGATAATGATTGCGGCGTTATCATGCAAAAAGAATAATGTAACTTCTAATAACCTGTCGTCAACCCAAAAATGGATCCTCGACAGCATGCAGGTATACTACTATTGGAACGAAACCCTCCCCAAAAAAACCATATCCGGTACATCTTCCACATCTTTTTTTAAAAGCCTGCTTAATAATGCCGACAGGTTTTCGTACCTCGATGATCCCGACGAAGTGAAAACTGAATATTCATCATTTGGCTACTATGGCTTTGATTACGCCATACTCGCCAACGCAACCGCGCCGGGCGGTTTGGTAGCTACGGTAACATTGGTTGTACCGGGAAGCGCGGCCTACAAAGCGGGCTTAAAACGGGGCGACTTTTTTACGTCGGTTAACGATATCGTAATCAATAGCACAAGCAGCAGCAACGTGCAGCACATCCTGAAGCAGGGTAATCCTATAAAACTACAATTGGCGGCCTTAGCGGATGGTACTATCTCAAATACCGGAACCTTAAGTTTATCCGCCCAATATTTTACCGAGCAGCCGGTATATCTAACCAAAACATTCAGTTCGGCAGGCAAAAAAACGGGTTATATTTTTTACGATGCCTTTAATGGCGTGTTTGATCGTAACCTGCTCGATTCGTTGTCGAAACTAAAGGCGGCAGGTATCTCAAATCTTATTATCGATCTGCGTTATAATCCAGGTGGCGATGTATCTTCGGCAGCCAAACTGGCGGGTATGCTGGCCAATACCGAGGCCAACCAAACTTTTGTAATATACCAGGCTAATAAAAACGGGGGGCGCAGCAACCGGAGTTTTCAACAAACTATGCAGGAGAATGATTATCAGCCGCAATTATTTTCTGAAATTAAAAGCAGGCGTTTAAGCCTTGAAAAAGTGATAGTGCTAACCACGGCAGCAACCGCTTCATCGGCCGAATTGCTGATTAATGCCCTTAAACCATACGCTACAGTAGTACAAATAGGTGAAAAAACCATTGGCAAGGATATGGCCAGTTTTGCTATTGCCGATGAACGTAAGCCTGTTGTGGTAAACCTTGTATTGCATCCTTTGGTATTTAAATTATACAACGCCAACGCACAGGGCGATTACAGCAATGGCCTGAACCCTGATTATATGGTTGATGAATTTTCAAACCTTCCGCTCAAACAATTTGGCGATGCAGCTGATCCTCTCCTCGACCAGGCATTAAAATTAACCGGTAATGTTACTACCACGGCTGTTAACAAAGCGACTAATGTAAGTGCCAATACAACAATAAACTACCAATCGGCGGTTGAGCGGGCTGCATATGCGGCACCGGTCGCAGTTCATCGCCTGGCGAGATAA
- a CDS encoding glycosyl hydrolase, protein MQTIYKKLFTIFLTCGATCLMQQASAQIKPLKQDKLYSGFKTVPDSVQTSVYWYWISGNISKEGVVKDLESMKKVGINRAFIGNIGLDDIPYGKVKMFTPEWWDILHAALKTATKLKIDIGIFNSPGWSQSGGPWVKPEQAMRYLASSALTVKGPLKVDQKLTQPHKQFQDVRVIAFPAPVAYGEAMKSSFISAVPVNTHVSNLVDGDESTVYTIPNDPKPSVTIDAASAYTARSFVFYPAHKALRFEGDIQARDASGTYQTVKHFVVDRSNDNLNVGFSPYSPAAVSIPATTSNSFRIVFNNGSQGSDIAELKISASPNVENYAEKSLAKMYQTPLPYWKEYQWQPQPVVDDKQYVIDPQKVIDISNHMQPDGTLKWDVPAGNWIIMRTGMTPTQVTNAPAPPEGRGLEVDKMSKKHIAAHFDAFLGQIIKRIPAADRKSFKVTVEDSYETGSQNFTDDMLKNFKAKYGYDALPYLPVLSGSVVGSQDQSDRFLWDLRRFVADKVAYDYVGGLRDVSHKNGLTTWLENYGHWGFPGEFLQYGGQSDEIGGEFWSEGDLGNIENRAASSSAHIYGKTKVSAESFTCAGGSFTRYPAMMKQRGDRFFTEGINNTLLHVFISQLADNRVPGNNAWFSNEFNRNNTWFYDMDLFLAYIKRCNYMLRQGNYVADVAYFIGEDAPKMTGVRDPELPPGYSFDYINAEVLNNRAKVVNGRLVLPGGMSYKVLVLPKLKTMRPQLLKTITKLANDGLTVLGPKPERSPSLENYGAADAEIKKMSAALWADIDSTTVKTNRYGKGLVISGMDLQQTLDLVKVKPDCKFNTVGQALFIHRKLSDGEMYFVSNQTGQHIDINAAFRVQGKTPELWDATTGQNRDLPQFKQQDGVTTLPLKLDAYQSAFVIFRKPAGAKGGTRENFPDQKVIAELNTPWSVTFDAKRWGPAKPVIFDKLVDWTLRAEDSIKYYSGAAVYHNAFNIAGVEKGKHFLLDLGDVKAMARVKVNGIAVGGVWTAPYQLDITAALKTGVNTVDIEVVNTWVNRLIGDSKLPVNERHTWTNVNPYKPDSKLEASGLTGPVVIKEMVY, encoded by the coding sequence ATGCAAACTATCTACAAAAAGCTTTTTACCATTTTCCTAACCTGCGGCGCAACCTGTTTAATGCAGCAGGCATCCGCCCAAATCAAACCCTTAAAACAGGATAAATTATACAGCGGCTTCAAAACCGTGCCCGACTCTGTACAAACCAGCGTGTACTGGTACTGGATTTCGGGCAATATTTCGAAAGAAGGCGTAGTGAAAGATCTTGAATCGATGAAAAAAGTGGGTATTAACCGGGCTTTCATCGGTAATATTGGTTTGGATGATATCCCTTACGGTAAGGTGAAAATGTTTACACCCGAGTGGTGGGATATTTTGCACGCAGCGCTTAAAACTGCTACCAAACTTAAAATAGATATCGGTATTTTCAACAGCCCCGGCTGGAGCCAGTCGGGAGGACCGTGGGTAAAACCGGAGCAGGCCATGCGGTACCTGGCTTCATCAGCTTTAACCGTAAAAGGCCCGCTTAAGGTCGATCAAAAATTAACGCAACCACATAAACAGTTTCAGGATGTAAGGGTAATTGCTTTCCCTGCACCGGTGGCCTATGGCGAAGCGATGAAAAGCTCGTTTATTAGCGCTGTTCCGGTTAATACGCATGTAAGCAACCTGGTGGACGGCGATGAAAGCACAGTTTATACCATCCCTAACGATCCTAAACCATCGGTAACTATTGATGCTGCTTCAGCTTACACAGCGCGCAGTTTTGTTTTTTACCCGGCACATAAAGCCCTGCGTTTTGAGGGCGACATACAGGCGCGGGATGCATCGGGCACTTACCAAACTGTTAAGCATTTTGTGGTGGATAGGAGCAATGATAACCTTAACGTTGGTTTCAGTCCTTACTCGCCTGCCGCGGTATCCATACCTGCTACCACAAGCAACAGCTTCAGGATTGTTTTTAACAACGGATCGCAAGGCAGCGATATCGCGGAGCTAAAAATATCGGCCTCGCCCAATGTAGAAAACTATGCCGAAAAATCGCTGGCTAAAATGTATCAAACCCCGTTGCCTTACTGGAAAGAGTACCAATGGCAGCCGCAGCCCGTGGTTGATGATAAACAATATGTTATCGATCCTCAAAAAGTTATCGATATATCTAACCACATGCAACCTGATGGTACGCTGAAATGGGATGTACCAGCCGGCAACTGGATTATTATGCGCACCGGCATGACACCTACACAGGTTACCAATGCCCCCGCACCGCCCGAAGGCCGCGGACTGGAAGTAGATAAAATGAGCAAAAAACATATCGCCGCGCATTTTGACGCTTTTTTGGGGCAGATCATCAAACGGATCCCGGCGGCTGATCGCAAAAGTTTTAAAGTAACTGTTGAGGACAGCTACGAAACCGGCAGCCAGAACTTTACGGATGATATGCTGAAAAATTTTAAAGCTAAATACGGTTACGATGCCCTGCCATACCTGCCCGTGCTAAGTGGCAGCGTAGTTGGCAGCCAGGATCAAAGCGACAGGTTTTTGTGGGATCTGCGCCGTTTTGTAGCCGATAAGGTAGCTTACGATTATGTGGGGGGATTAAGGGACGTTAGCCATAAAAACGGCTTAACCACCTGGCTGGAAAACTATGGGCACTGGGGTTTCCCGGGCGAGTTTTTGCAGTATGGGGGGCAGTCGGATGAGATTGGGGGCGAGTTTTGGAGCGAGGGCGATTTGGGGAATATCGAAAACAGGGCAGCCTCGTCATCAGCACATATTTATGGTAAAACAAAGGTTTCGGCCGAGTCATTTACCTGTGCCGGCGGCTCCTTTACCCGCTACCCGGCCATGATGAAACAACGCGGCGACCGCTTTTTTACCGAGGGTATTAACAATACCTTGCTGCACGTATTTATCTCACAGCTTGCCGATAATAGGGTGCCGGGCAACAACGCCTGGTTCTCGAACGAGTTTAACCGCAACAATACCTGGTTTTATGATATGGACCTGTTTTTGGCCTATATCAAACGCTGTAATTATATGTTGAGGCAGGGCAACTATGTAGCCGATGTAGCTTATTTTATTGGGGAAGATGCCCCAAAAATGACCGGCGTACGTGACCCTGAATTGCCTCCCGGCTATTCGTTTGATTATATCAATGCCGAGGTGCTGAACAACAGGGCTAAAGTTGTAAACGGCAGGCTGGTATTGCCCGGCGGTATGAGCTATAAAGTATTGGTGCTGCCCAAATTGAAAACCATGCGGCCGCAGCTTTTAAAAACCATTACCAAACTGGCGAATGATGGTTTAACAGTATTAGGCCCGAAACCCGAGCGCTCGCCAAGTTTGGAAAATTATGGTGCTGCGGACGCGGAGATCAAAAAAATGTCGGCTGCTTTATGGGCTGATATCGACAGCACAACGGTTAAAACAAATCGGTACGGTAAAGGATTGGTGATTAGCGGTATGGACCTGCAACAAACGCTTGATTTGGTGAAGGTAAAGCCCGATTGTAAATTTAATACCGTAGGCCAGGCTTTGTTTATTCATCGTAAACTAAGCGATGGCGAGATGTATTTTGTTTCCAACCAAACGGGGCAGCATATAGATATCAATGCCGCTTTCAGGGTGCAGGGCAAAACCCCCGAATTATGGGATGCCACAACAGGCCAAAACCGCGACCTGCCCCAATTTAAACAGCAGGACGGTGTAACCACGCTGCCGCTTAAACTGGATGCCTATCAAAGCGCGTTTGTAATTTTTAGAAAGCCTGCCGGTGCGAAAGGCGGAACGCGTGAAAACTTTCCGGATCAGAAAGTGATAGCGGAGTTGAACACCCCATGGTCGGTTACTTTTGATGCGAAAAGATGGGGCCCGGCCAAACCGGTTATATTTGATAAATTGGTTGATTGGACACTGAGGGCCGAGGATAGTATCAAATACTATTCGGGCGCGGCGGTTTATCATAACGCTTTTAATATTGCCGGGGTAGAAAAGGGCAAACACTTTTTGCTTGATTTGGGCGATGTAAAAGCCATGGCCCGCGTAAAGGTAAATGGTATTGCTGTTGGAGGCGTGTGGACGGCTCCTTATCAACTGGATATAACCGCAGCTTTAAAAACCGGCGTTAATACAGTTGATATTGAAGTAGTAAATACCTGGGTAAACCGCTTAATTGGTGATAGTAAATTACCGGTTAATGAGCGCCATACCTGGACAAATGTTAACCCTTATAAGCCCGACAGCAAGTTGGAAGCTTCGGGATTGACAGGGCCGGTGGTGATTAAAGAGATGGTTTATTAA
- a CDS encoding GNAT family N-acetyltransferase: MSYTHIFKAFHDLTVTELYQLLKLRSEIFVVEQNCVFLDQDDKDYACHHLLLFDEDQELVAYARIVPAGKSYAEASIGRIVSSSKVRGKGAGKVLVQIAIDKTKQLYGNVPIRIGAQYYAVKFYEIFGFKAEGEIYDEDGIDHIEMVLA; this comes from the coding sequence ATGAGCTACACCCACATCTTTAAAGCATTCCACGATCTTACTGTTACCGAACTATATCAACTGCTGAAACTACGGAGCGAAATATTTGTGGTGGAGCAAAATTGTGTGTTTCTTGACCAGGATGATAAAGATTATGCCTGCCACCACCTGTTGCTGTTTGATGAAGATCAGGAACTGGTGGCTTACGCGCGCATAGTACCTGCGGGTAAATCATACGCCGAAGCATCCATAGGCCGTATAGTGAGCAGCAGCAAAGTGCGGGGAAAAGGTGCCGGCAAGGTATTGGTGCAAATAGCCATTGATAAGACCAAACAACTTTATGGCAACGTGCCGATAAGGATAGGAGCGCAATACTATGCCGTTAAGTTTTACGAGATTTTTGGCTTTAAAGCCGAGGGTGAGATATACGATGAAGACGGCATCGATCATATTGAAATGGTGCTGGCCTGA